A stretch of the Bacteroidota bacterium genome encodes the following:
- a CDS encoding peroxiredoxin — translation MENMQNRIPLLGEKMPDITVQTTHGVKNIPGDYAGKWIVLFSHPGDFTPVCTTEFVAFASRNEQFKNLNAELVGLSIDQVFAHIKWVEWIQDNLDVKIPFPIIADDMGRTAEKLGMIHPGKGTNTVRAVFIIDPLGLIRLMIYYPQEIGRQIDEILRALKALQISDANKVAMPENWPNNEMLKDKVIIPPPKDMAGVEDRKQYEGPDWWFKYKSLN, via the coding sequence ATGGAAAACATGCAAAATCGAATTCCGCTTCTTGGCGAAAAAATGCCGGACATTACTGTCCAGACCACTCACGGAGTCAAAAACATCCCCGGTGACTATGCCGGCAAATGGATTGTACTCTTTAGCCATCCGGGAGACTTCACTCCCGTCTGTACTACTGAATTTGTTGCTTTTGCGAGCAGAAACGAACAGTTTAAGAATTTGAACGCCGAACTCGTCGGATTGTCAATTGATCAGGTTTTCGCTCATATCAAATGGGTTGAATGGATTCAGGACAATCTTGATGTGAAGATACCTTTCCCGATCATTGCAGATGATATGGGTAGAACTGCCGAAAAACTCGGGATGATTCACCCGGGAAAAGGAACAAATACCGTTCGCGCGGTCTTTATTATCGATCCCCTCGGACTGATACGACTGATGATCTATTATCCTCAGGAAATCGGACGACAAATCGATGAAATACTTAGAGCACTGAAGGCTCTACAGATTTCTGATGCGAACAAAGTGGCAATGCCGGAAAACTGGCCCAACAATGAAATGCTGAAGGATAAGGTCATTATCCCTCCCCCAAAAGACATGGCAGGAGTTGAAGACCGTAAACAGTATGAGGGACCCGACTGGTGGTTTAAGTATAAATCGCTAAACTGA
- a CDS encoding PepSY-like domain-containing protein, which produces MLRSLAIMALSLSFVAFSQTVKVPKDVTNAFTKLYPKATSVKWDKEGESEFEASFKENGKNVTVTFEANGKVKETESSITEKELPKGVKTYITKHYSGYKVTEAAMITDAKGTVTYEAEITKAKSKHDLMFDKSGNFLKMKDKEKEAKG; this is translated from the coding sequence ATGTTAAGAAGTCTTGCAATAATGGCTCTGTCATTATCTTTTGTCGCTTTTTCACAGACCGTGAAGGTGCCGAAGGATGTTACAAATGCATTCACAAAACTTTACCCAAAAGCCACATCGGTGAAGTGGGACAAAGAGGGAGAGAGTGAATTTGAAGCGTCTTTCAAGGAAAACGGTAAAAATGTTACCGTGACATTCGAAGCGAACGGGAAAGTGAAGGAAACAGAGTCTTCAATCACCGAAAAAGAGCTGCCCAAGGGAGTTAAAACCTACATTACAAAACATTATTCCGGCTACAAGGTAACCGAAGCTGCAATGATAACTGATGCCAAGGGAACCGTAACTTATGAAGCTGAGATAACGAAAGCAAAGTCGAAACATGATTTGATGTTCGACAAGTCCGGAAATTTTCTGAAGATGAAAGACAAAGAAAAAGAAGCTAAAGGTTAA
- a CDS encoding HAMP domain-containing histidine kinase produces MKLTQKISRYFLFSSVLFFIMISTSVYLFNQMAISDEVDEQLVNITKKAFEELRQNKEVNFSPFVEIEETNTAGRKSEFSDTDLRIGGSDETEPYRQLVTFLTVNGTNYKCTVRISMLEKKEMLRDQSLLTIVAVLLMVLVFSLLNNYSSKKLFRDFYSSLEKLKGFSLKEGKKLTFEASDTDEFETLNRSLEFLSERAVGEYKSLKEFTEEVNHEIQTPVAVIKSKIELLLQDGDISEQHLRQMVVVLQNLNKIEKINKSILLLNKLDNKSLFESESLLLSNVLGVTVELNREFCESKNLTVETEITAGDYILMNAHLLEILLQNLLSNAIKHNVTDGKIKIITERGKLTISNSAEEPGSEPVKFFKRFYKESGSSDSTGLGLTIVKKICDLYGFVVSNQYSNGVYTISIQFRGTGGK; encoded by the coding sequence ATGAAACTAACACAGAAAATCAGCCGGTATTTCCTTTTTTCGTCAGTTCTCTTTTTTATAATGATCTCAACGAGTGTGTATCTGTTCAACCAGATGGCAATTTCTGATGAGGTGGACGAACAACTGGTTAATATCACGAAGAAAGCTTTCGAGGAGTTGCGGCAGAATAAAGAGGTGAATTTCTCACCGTTTGTGGAGATAGAGGAGACAAATACGGCTGGAAGGAAAAGTGAGTTCAGTGATACAGATCTTCGGATTGGCGGGAGCGATGAAACGGAACCGTACCGGCAACTGGTTACATTTCTTACCGTTAACGGCACGAACTACAAATGCACCGTTCGCATATCGATGCTTGAAAAGAAGGAGATGCTTCGTGATCAGTCACTGCTTACCATCGTGGCTGTTTTGTTGATGGTACTGGTTTTCTCTCTTTTGAATAATTACAGTTCGAAAAAGCTGTTCCGTGATTTCTATTCTTCACTGGAGAAGTTAAAAGGATTCTCTTTGAAGGAAGGAAAGAAACTCACATTTGAAGCCTCTGATACCGATGAATTTGAAACATTGAACAGGTCTCTTGAATTTCTTTCAGAAAGGGCGGTCGGTGAGTATAAAAGTCTGAAGGAGTTTACGGAGGAGGTCAATCATGAGATTCAGACACCGGTTGCTGTAATAAAATCGAAGATTGAGTTGTTGTTGCAGGATGGAGATATTAGTGAGCAGCACCTTCGGCAGATGGTAGTTGTACTTCAGAATCTGAATAAAATAGAAAAAATCAATAAATCAATTCTGTTGTTGAACAAGCTGGACAACAAATCACTCTTCGAATCTGAATCCCTCCTGCTCTCCAATGTTCTGGGAGTAACGGTTGAGCTTAACCGGGAATTTTGTGAATCAAAAAACTTAACGGTCGAGACAGAGATAACGGCAGGTGATTACATTCTGATGAATGCACACCTTTTAGAGATACTTCTTCAAAATCTTTTGTCAAATGCAATTAAACATAATGTTACTGATGGTAAAATAAAGATCATTACGGAGCGGGGGAAGCTGACTATATCAAACAGTGCAGAAGAACCAGGTTCGGAGCCGGTAAAATTTTTCAAGCGGTTTTATAAAGAGTCGGGTTCATCCGATTCCACCGGCCTTGGTCTGACAATTGTGAAGAAGATTTGTGACTTATACGGATTCGTGGTATCAAATCAGTATTCGAACGGGGTTTACACAATTTCAATTCAATTCAGGGGAACGGGCGGGAAATAA
- a CDS encoding response regulator transcription factor, whose protein sequence is MKILIIEDEKELSKSIVEFIGNSYLCDEACDYDSALYMTGMYEYDCAVVDLMLPGGSGLDIVKELKKIQPKCGIIIITAKITLDDKLTGLETGADDYITKPFHLAELMARIKSVLRRRNFGGSNVVVINEIRIDTERREVHVNDNYVELTRREFDILLFFISNQERVLVKESIVEHIWGEDSSAYDNFDFVYTHIKNLRKKLKENGAGDYINSIYGLGYKFSLR, encoded by the coding sequence ATGAAAATTTTGATTATTGAAGACGAAAAAGAACTTTCCAAATCGATTGTCGAATTCATCGGAAACTCATATCTGTGTGATGAGGCTTGTGATTATGATTCGGCGCTTTACATGACCGGCATGTATGAGTATGACTGTGCCGTGGTTGACTTAATGCTACCCGGCGGTTCCGGTCTCGATATTGTAAAGGAATTGAAAAAGATTCAGCCGAAGTGCGGCATCATCATCATTACTGCAAAGATTACTCTTGATGACAAACTTACGGGTCTGGAAACAGGAGCGGATGATTACATAACCAAGCCTTTTCATCTCGCCGAGTTGATGGCAAGGATAAAATCGGTGCTGAGACGAAGGAATTTTGGGGGAAGTAATGTTGTGGTCATAAATGAAATCAGGATAGACACGGAGCGGCGGGAAGTGCATGTAAATGACAATTATGTGGAGCTGACACGGAGGGAGTTCGATATACTCCTTTTCTTTATCAGCAATCAGGAACGGGTTCTGGTGAAGGAATCGATAGTGGAGCACATCTGGGGCGAGGATTCGAGTGCTTATGACAATTTCGACTTTGTTTACACCCACATCAAAAACCTGCGGAAGAAACTTAAGGAGAATGGTGCGGGGGACTACATCAATTCAATTTATGGTTTGGGCTACAAATTCAGTTTGCGATGA
- a CDS encoding HipA domain-containing protein, translating into MMEDFAQIAGKTEEKEGINYKYSFSYERLAELVTRYTTAPKIEVENFFRLVVFNYLFSNGDAHIKNFSLIEDSMTRGRTLSPAYDLLNTEIHVPRESDMALELFEADFMTEAFKAGSKFTKEDFEVFAKKTGINSKRFSTLYDPLLKMTEKVSDLINSSFLRDDLKAIYFSKYLERRRRLER; encoded by the coding sequence TTGATGGAGGATTTCGCACAAATTGCCGGAAAAACCGAAGAGAAAGAAGGAATAAACTACAAATACTCGTTTTCTTATGAAAGACTTGCAGAACTCGTAACAAGATATACGACCGCACCAAAAATTGAGGTTGAGAACTTTTTCCGACTGGTCGTATTCAATTATTTGTTTTCGAACGGGGATGCTCATATTAAAAATTTTTCACTAATTGAAGACAGTATGACACGAGGAAGAACTTTATCCCCTGCATACGATCTTCTTAATACAGAGATTCATGTACCCCGGGAGTCTGACATGGCACTTGAACTTTTTGAGGCGGATTTTATGACTGAGGCATTCAAAGCAGGCTCCAAATTCACAAAGGAGGATTTTGAGGTTTTTGCAAAAAAGACCGGAATAAATTCGAAAAGGTTTTCTACTCTTTACGATCCACTCCTAAAAATGACAGAAAAGGTTTCCGATCTGATTAACAGTTCCTTCCTTAGGGATGATCTAAAGGCCATTTATTTTAGCAAATATCTCGAGAGACGGAGAAGACTGGAGAGATAA
- a CDS encoding HipA N-terminal domain-containing protein, whose protein sequence is MNETGYVYYLERLAGKIERKAGRYYFEYSDDYLNDPEMPSISVTLLKKEKKFESDVLFPFFFGMLAEGELKELQCRLLKIDEKDHFTRLLETAGTETIGAITVRKHED, encoded by the coding sequence ATGAATGAGACAGGTTATGTTTATTATTTGGAAAGACTTGCAGGCAAGATTGAGCGAAAAGCCGGAAGATATTATTTCGAATATTCTGATGACTATCTAAATGACCCTGAAATGCCGTCGATAAGTGTGACACTTCTCAAAAAAGAGAAAAAATTTGAGTCTGATGTGCTTTTCCCCTTTTTCTTTGGGATGCTTGCAGAAGGAGAATTAAAGGAATTACAGTGCCGGTTATTAAAAATTGATGAAAAAGATCATTTCACCCGCCTTCTGGAAACCGCCGGTACGGAAACCATTGGAGCAATTACTGTGAGGAAGCATGAAGATTGA
- a CDS encoding helix-turn-helix domain-containing protein has translation MQDSAHKKMNKTEIGRHIKEMRMHLGITQKDLAEISEVSLRSLVDIEAGKANPGFDQLQRIVETLGMEILIKVKKYE, from the coding sequence ATGCAAGATAGTGCACATAAGAAAATGAATAAAACAGAAATTGGCAGACACATTAAAGAGATGCGTATGCATTTGGGCATCACTCAAAAGGATTTGGCAGAGATAAGCGAAGTCAGTCTTAGAAGCCTGGTGGATATCGAGGCCGGCAAGGCAAATCCGGGCTTTGATCAGTTGCAGAGAATTGTTGAGACACTGGGAATGGAAATACTGATAAAGGTTAAGAAGTATGAATGA
- a CDS encoding ATP-binding protein, which produces MKRLPIGVQDFAKLREDNYLYIDKTAQLEKLVSGYNYAFISRPRRFGKSLFVATMEEFFKGNRELFNGLHIYNFPKWESFPIIRLDFSRISHQNPEVFQKSLVARLQTIAREHDIEIDASIESEFMPGLIEALQAKYQKRVVILVDEYDKPIIDYILQPEIADGNRDILRNLFSSLKSLDDKLRFVFLTGVTRFSKVSLFSGLNQISDLTLSPSFSTTFGYTQEELIHYFEGHIKKIAKSFSGTRDQLLQTIKFWYNGYSWDGKNTLYNPFSILSLFTTLEFQNYWFATGSPAFLMKLIKEKSIFFPALQNAFFSGLDLENHDVTKLSLGSLLFQTGYLTVKSKTSDLSGVEYQMDYPNFEVKDAFYKYLSSEFTNSEPVEVTSAIRNIRNSFLQEDFQLLLDTLKSLFAQIPSNLYISAEKYYHSLFIMIMYLSGIKVESEVNTNIGRIDGVVEFPDKIYIIEFKYNLPPEEGLQQIKQKKYYEKYLSSGKRLILVGVSFTRSDISLAVE; this is translated from the coding sequence ATGAAAAGATTGCCAATCGGTGTTCAAGACTTCGCAAAACTTCGGGAAGACAATTATTTATACATCGATAAAACAGCTCAATTAGAAAAGCTTGTCTCCGGGTATAACTATGCCTTCATCTCCCGTCCAAGACGGTTTGGGAAATCGCTTTTCGTTGCAACTATGGAAGAATTCTTCAAGGGCAATCGCGAGCTCTTTAATGGATTGCATATCTATAATTTCCCGAAATGGGAAAGTTTTCCAATAATCAGACTCGATTTTTCAAGAATTTCACACCAAAATCCTGAAGTTTTTCAAAAATCTTTAGTGGCACGACTTCAAACAATCGCACGGGAGCACGATATCGAAATCGATGCATCCATTGAATCAGAATTCATGCCCGGGCTCATTGAAGCATTGCAGGCCAAATATCAAAAGAGGGTTGTGATTCTTGTTGACGAGTACGATAAACCAATCATCGATTACATCCTTCAACCGGAAATTGCGGATGGTAACCGTGATATTCTGCGAAATCTGTTCTCCTCGCTGAAATCGCTTGATGATAAACTCAGATTCGTTTTTCTTACCGGTGTCACAAGATTTTCCAAAGTATCCCTCTTTTCAGGCCTGAACCAGATATCCGATCTGACTCTTTCACCATCTTTCTCAACGACTTTTGGTTATACTCAGGAAGAACTTATCCACTACTTTGAAGGACATATCAAGAAAATAGCGAAATCTTTTTCCGGAACAAGAGATCAGCTTCTGCAAACCATAAAATTCTGGTACAATGGTTACAGTTGGGATGGAAAGAATACCCTCTATAACCCTTTCTCCATTCTTTCTCTTTTCACGACTTTGGAATTTCAGAATTACTGGTTTGCAACAGGATCACCCGCATTTCTGATGAAATTGATAAAAGAGAAATCAATTTTCTTCCCTGCTCTGCAGAATGCATTTTTTAGTGGACTCGATCTTGAAAATCATGATGTCACTAAATTATCTCTTGGAAGCCTTCTGTTTCAGACAGGGTATCTGACGGTAAAAAGCAAAACATCCGATTTGTCAGGCGTTGAATATCAAATGGATTATCCTAATTTTGAGGTAAAAGATGCGTTCTATAAATATCTGTCTTCAGAGTTTACAAATTCAGAACCTGTTGAAGTTACTTCGGCAATCAGGAATATTCGTAATTCTTTCCTTCAAGAGGATTTTCAACTTCTCCTTGACACTCTGAAATCCCTTTTCGCACAAATTCCTTCAAATCTCTACATCTCCGCAGAAAAATATTATCATTCCCTCTTTATTATGATAATGTATCTCTCCGGAATTAAAGTGGAATCGGAAGTGAACACAAACATTGGCAGAATTGACGGAGTAGTAGAATTCCCCGATAAAATCTATATAATCGAATTCAAATACAACCTCCCCCCTGAAGAAGGTCTGCAACAGATAAAACAAAAAAAATATTACGAAAAATATCTCTCCTCCGGAAAACGGCTGATTTTAGTCGGTGTCAGTTTCACAAGGTCAGATATATCCTTGGCTGTGGAATAA
- a CDS encoding O-methyltransferase: MPDIHTPETSQYLNSLPRRTNPLITDMEEFAKQNFVPILDAASAQFLEFLVKATGAKTVLEIGTAIGYSTVRIAAALPENGVVYTIEKSTDMIPLAEQNFDASGFSGKIKLLKGEAVHFLLNMNIEFDLIFLDADKEDYRRLFEFSLPLLKKGGVYLVDNLLWHGYTSATGEIPPKYLRSTGLIREFNQHFFSVPSLESSLIPIGDGLGLGYKTVKFGEDKLSELHYCYKNFNLLATDRLEEAKDILTLIELALECNLEKPFENLCFDAKYMIGLGSSIAKAEENPEINSLGTMREDLNKTILKFLQGFRELLSEADEETQIYFLNKYLQQEEDEEGMEDLLRLVNDFAELKLILNELKRG, encoded by the coding sequence ATGCCCGATATTCATACGCCCGAAACATCACAATACCTTAATTCTCTTCCACGGAGGACAAACCCTCTGATTACTGATATGGAAGAGTTTGCCAAACAGAATTTTGTACCAATACTTGACGCAGCGTCTGCTCAATTTCTTGAATTTCTCGTCAAGGCAACGGGCGCAAAAACGGTATTGGAAATCGGGACCGCCATAGGTTACTCAACTGTTAGAATTGCTGCCGCACTTCCGGAAAATGGAGTGGTTTATACCATCGAAAAATCCACTGATATGATTCCACTCGCCGAGCAGAACTTCGATGCATCGGGATTTTCCGGTAAAATTAAATTGCTGAAAGGTGAGGCGGTACATTTTCTTCTTAATATGAATATCGAGTTTGATCTCATTTTTCTGGATGCCGACAAGGAAGATTACCGCCGTCTGTTCGAATTCTCCCTGCCACTTCTGAAAAAAGGCGGGGTTTATCTTGTCGATAACCTTCTTTGGCACGGATACACTTCAGCAACCGGGGAAATACCGCCAAAATACCTGAGATCAACAGGTCTGATCAGGGAATTTAATCAGCATTTTTTCTCTGTTCCATCGCTTGAGTCTTCTTTGATTCCAATCGGTGACGGGCTCGGGCTGGGATATAAAACTGTTAAATTTGGAGAGGATAAATTGAGCGAACTGCACTACTGTTATAAAAATTTCAATCTGCTCGCAACAGACAGACTCGAAGAGGCGAAGGATATTCTCACTCTTATCGAACTTGCTCTCGAATGCAATCTGGAAAAACCCTTCGAAAACCTCTGCTTCGATGCAAAATATATGATCGGGTTGGGGAGCTCAATTGCGAAGGCGGAAGAAAATCCGGAAATAAATTCACTCGGAACAATGAGGGAAGATCTCAACAAGACTATTCTAAAATTTCTTCAGGGGTTCCGTGAACTTCTCTCTGAAGCTGATGAAGAGACCCAAATCTATTTCCTGAATAAATATCTTCAGCAGGAAGAGGATGAAGAGGGAATGGAAGACCTGCTCAGACTTGTGAATGACTTCGCAGAGCTGAAACTGATTCTGAATGAATTAAAACGGGGATGA
- a CDS encoding cation transporter, producing the protein MESVKITIDGMTCGHCVKAVEVELSELAVNILGVKVGSAEVRFDQTKVKREEIEEAVKNAGFTVVSIEEIKK; encoded by the coding sequence ATGGAAAGTGTAAAAATTACTATTGACGGAATGACATGCGGTCACTGTGTGAAGGCAGTGGAAGTGGAATTATCTGAACTTGCTGTAAACATACTGGGTGTAAAGGTCGGGAGTGCAGAAGTCAGATTTGATCAGACAAAAGTAAAAAGAGAAGAGATCGAAGAAGCTGTGAAGAACGCAGGATTTACCGTGGTTTCCATCGAAGAGATAAAAAAATAG
- a CDS encoding S9 family peptidase, which yields MKKMISLLLLILLISPSYAQKRAFTLDDIYKVKNVSAPALSPKGDVMLYSVTRYEMKGGKSYTDLFLANLDGTGAVKLNPDKEGWYSPAFAPDANSFYFISYKGGNAQLCNYSLASKEVKKLFSFYMGINDYTVSPDGKKIAFSSKVYPECGENDNCNETNYSNFKDGPVHAHVSDNLFVRHWTEYEDDLYSHLFIYDVATNSIKDITPGNFHSPIFMLGGGVGYNFSTDSKSIVFASNREKDQASTTNSDLWMTDIDGKALKNLTQVNKSWDGHPVFSPDGKYLAYRMQTVPGYESDKFRIALYDLSSGVVKVISDAFDNWVTDILWSPDSKKIYFTGDVQGYSPLFNIDISTLKIEELISKKNVGGFTVSPDGKKLFYTYRLNHLPAEIYSLDLATKKETQLTFVNKQLTDEVDFRPVEHQWVPGADGKKVHVMIVKPHGFDPNKKYPLIVNIHGGPQSQWSDAYRGDNQVYAGYGYIYALPNPHGSTGYGQDYTAAISGDWTGKVVEDIYKVTDYLENLPYVDKSRVGAMGWSFGGYMVNWLQATTKRYKCFASMMGLYNLDAFYGTTEELWFPEWDLKGTPWTSKQYKANSPSEFVKNFSTPTLIVTGERDYRVSYNQSLEYFTALQKLGIDSRLIIFDNDGHWPSHTKSMPLYYNAHLEWFHKYLKGDPAPYDTKKMGKNKF from the coding sequence ATGAAAAAAATGATTTCATTGCTCCTATTAATTTTGCTCATCTCTCCGTCGTATGCACAAAAAAGAGCATTCACACTTGATGATATCTATAAAGTCAAAAATGTAAGCGCCCCGGCTCTCTCTCCAAAAGGAGATGTGATGCTCTACTCTGTTACCCGATACGAAATGAAGGGCGGGAAGAGTTATACCGATCTTTTTCTCGCCAATCTTGACGGGACCGGTGCGGTGAAGTTGAATCCCGATAAAGAAGGATGGTATTCTCCTGCTTTCGCTCCGGATGCAAACTCCTTTTATTTTATCTCATATAAAGGAGGAAATGCGCAACTGTGCAACTACTCCCTTGCTTCAAAAGAAGTAAAGAAACTTTTTTCATTCTACATGGGGATAAATGACTATACAGTTTCCCCGGACGGCAAAAAAATAGCCTTTTCCTCCAAAGTCTATCCTGAATGCGGAGAAAATGACAACTGCAATGAAACAAATTACTCGAATTTCAAGGATGGTCCAGTTCACGCACATGTCTCCGATAACCTTTTCGTTCGTCACTGGACGGAGTATGAAGATGATCTCTATTCACATCTTTTCATCTATGATGTCGCAACAAACTCAATAAAGGACATCACTCCCGGTAATTTCCATTCTCCAATCTTCATGCTCGGAGGTGGTGTCGGATATAATTTCTCGACTGATTCAAAGTCGATTGTCTTTGCTTCAAACCGTGAAAAAGATCAGGCATCTACCACAAACTCCGACCTCTGGATGACAGATATTGATGGTAAAGCCCTCAAAAACCTGACTCAAGTTAACAAATCATGGGACGGTCATCCGGTTTTCTCCCCCGACGGGAAATACCTCGCATACAGAATGCAAACCGTTCCCGGATACGAATCGGATAAATTCAGAATCGCACTTTACGACTTGTCCAGTGGAGTTGTAAAAGTAATTTCCGATGCGTTCGACAACTGGGTTACAGACATTTTATGGAGTCCCGACTCGAAAAAAATCTATTTTACAGGCGATGTGCAGGGATACTCTCCCCTTTTCAACATCGATATTTCAACGCTGAAAATTGAAGAACTTATTTCCAAAAAGAATGTAGGCGGGTTCACCGTTTCCCCTGATGGAAAAAAACTTTTCTACACATACAGGCTGAATCACCTCCCGGCGGAAATCTACTCCCTCGATCTGGCAACTAAAAAAGAGACGCAACTGACTTTTGTAAATAAACAGCTAACGGATGAAGTCGATTTCAGACCTGTCGAACATCAATGGGTCCCCGGTGCTGACGGAAAGAAAGTCCATGTGATGATTGTAAAACCTCACGGTTTCGATCCGAATAAAAAATATCCACTCATCGTGAATATCCACGGCGGTCCGCAAAGCCAGTGGTCTGATGCCTACCGTGGGGATAATCAGGTATATGCTGGTTACGGATATATCTATGCACTTCCAAACCCCCACGGTTCCACAGGATACGGACAGGATTACACAGCGGCAATTTCGGGTGACTGGACAGGTAAAGTAGTCGAGGATATCTATAAGGTTACTGACTACCTCGAAAATCTTCCCTATGTGGATAAATCAAGAGTTGGTGCAATGGGATGGTCTTTTGGCGGGTATATGGTAAACTGGCTTCAGGCAACCACAAAAAGATACAAATGTTTTGCCTCCATGATGGGGCTCTACAATCTCGATGCCTTCTACGGCACAACAGAAGAACTCTGGTTCCCTGAGTGGGATCTCAAAGGAACTCCCTGGACATCAAAACAATATAAAGCCAACAGTCCGTCAGAGTTCGTCAAAAATTTCTCAACACCGACCCTCATCGTAACAGGCGAAAGGGATTACCGCGTCTCATACAACCAAAGCCTCGAATATTTCACAGCTCTTCAGAAACTTGGTATCGACTCCCGCTTGATCATTTTTGACAACGATGGTCACTGGCCCTCACATACCAAATCGATGCCCCTTTACTACAATGCCCACCTCGAGTGGTTCCACAAATATCTGAAAGGCGACCCCGCCCCGTACGACACAAAAAAGATGGGGAAAAACAAGTTTTAG